The sequence CTCGACGTTGTTCCACTCGGCGCGGAGCATTCGCGGGCGCGTGCGCATCGACTTCCCCGTCACGCTCGCCCGGGAGCTCATCATTCCGCGCCTGCCCGAGCTCATCGCCCGGCATCCGGAGCTCGAGCTCACGGTCAGCGCGACGGACCGGCGGGTGGACGCATTCCGGGAGGGCTTCGACTGTGTGCTGCGCGGCGGAGGCACCGGGGACCCGAACCTCGTCGGCCGCCCTCTTGGCGCGCTGCGGATGATGAACTGCGCGAGCCCGGGATACCTCCGGAGCCATGGGACTCCGCGGCGCGTCGAGGACCTCGACAGGCACTTCATCGTCCACTACTCGTCGACGCTGGGCCCGGAGACACCGTCGTTCGAGTACCCGACGCGTGCGGGCTACCGGGAGTGGCCCATGCGCAGCCTCCTCACCGTGAACAGCGTCGAGGCCTACCACGCTGCCTGCGTCGCGGGGCTCGGCATCATCCAGGTCCCCCGCGCCGGCATGCACGCCCGGCTCGCGGCGGGCACGCTGGTCGAAGTCCTGCCCGAATTCCCGTGCGCGCCGATGCCAGTCTCACTGCTGCACACGCACGGGCGCAACGTGCCTCGGCGCGTGCGGGTGGTGATGAACTGGATTGCCGAGGTGATGGGGCCGTACCT comes from Pyxidicoccus parkwaysis and encodes:
- a CDS encoding LysR family transcriptional regulator, whose amino-acid sequence is MKLDLEALRTFVKVAELASFTRAAEQLGLAKARVSLRVKQLEGELGARLFQRSTRSVRLTGEGEQLLVRAHRLLAEADDVSTLFHSARSIRGRVRIDFPVTLARELIIPRLPELIARHPELELTVSATDRRVDAFREGFDCVLRGGGTGDPNLVGRPLGALRMMNCASPGYLRSHGTPRRVEDLDRHFIVHYSSTLGPETPSFEYPTRAGYREWPMRSLLTVNSVEAYHAACVAGLGIIQVPRAGMHARLAAGTLVEVLPEFPCAPMPVSLLHTHGRNVPRRVRVVMNWIAEVMGPYLEADAGRPS